A window of the Tursiops truncatus isolate mTurTru1 chromosome 14, mTurTru1.mat.Y, whole genome shotgun sequence genome harbors these coding sequences:
- the TGFBRAP1 gene encoding transforming growth factor-beta receptor-associated protein 1 isoform X1: protein MMSTKAFTLVPAVEREQLMGDREWVSLECVECCGRNLYVGTSDCFVYHFLLEEKTVPGGSATFTATKQLHRHLGFKKPVNELRAASALHRLLVLCDGCITLVHMLSLEPVPSGARIKGATAFALNENPVSGDPFCVEVCIISVKRRTIQVFLVYEDRVQIVREVSTPEQPLAVAVDGHFLCLALTTQYIILNYSTGVAQDLFPFCSEEKRPIVKRIGRQEFLLAGPGGLGMFATVAGISQRAPVHWSENVVGAAVCFPYVIALDSEFITVHSMLDQQQKQTLPFKEGHILQDFEGRLIVATSKGVYVLVPLPLEKQIQDLLASRRVEEALVLAKGARRNIPKEKFQVMYRRILQQAGFIQFAQLQFLEAKELFRSGQLDVRELISLYPFLLPTSSSFTRSHPPLHEFADLNQLTQGDQEKVAKCKRFLMSYLNEVRSTEVANGYKEDIDTALLKLYTEADHDSLLDLLVTENFCLLTDSAAWLEKHKKYFALGLLYHYNHQDAAAVQLWVSIVNGDIHDSTRSDLYEYIVDFLTYSLDADLVWQYADWVLQKDPEVGVQVFTKRPVDEQQSRFNPDDIISCLKKYPQALVKYLEHLVMDRRLQKEGYHTHLAVLYLDEVLQQRPSASGKDAEVTETQAKLRRLLQQSDLYQVHFLLDRIRGAGLPMESAILLGKLEQHEEALRILVHELADFPAAEGYCLWRSEGRAPPYRRRLFQLLLAIYLGPGPSAPELAMAAVDLLNRRATEFDAAQVLQLLPGTWSVQLLCPFLTGAVRDSVHARRTTQVAMGLAKSENLIYKYDKMKLKGSSVRLSDKKLCQMCRNPFCEPVFVRYPNGGLVHTHCAASRHTNPSSPSPGART from the exons ATGATGAGCACCAAGGCGTTCACCCTGGTCCCCGCCGTCGAGCGGGAGCAGCTGATGGGCGACAGGGAATGGGTATCACTGGAGTGTGTGGAGTGCTGCGGCCGGAACCTGTACGTGGGCACCAGCGACTGCTTCGTGTACCACTTCCTGCTGGAGGAGAAGACCGTGCCCGGCGGGTCGGCCACGTTCACGGCCACCAAGCAGCTGCACAGACACCTGGGTTTCAAGAAGCCGGTGAATGAGCTGCGGGCGGCGTCGGCCCTCCACCGGTTGCTGGTGCTCTGTGACGGCTGCATCACCCTGGTCCACATGCTGAGCCTGGAGCCCGTGCCCTCGGGCGCCCGTATCAAGGGGGCCACGGCCTTCGCCTTGAATGAGAACCCGGTGAGCGGAGACCCCTTCTGCGTGGAGGTCTGCATCATCTCCGTCAAGCGCAGAACCATCCAGGTGTTCCTGGTGTACGAGGACCGCGTGCAGATCGTCAGGGAGGTGTCCACTCCGGAGCAGCCCCTGGCAGTGGCGGTGGACGGCCACTTCCTGTGCCTGGCCCTGACCACCCAGTACATCATCCTCAACTATAGCACGGGCGTCGCCCAGGACCTGTTTCCCTTCTGCAGCGAGGAGAAGCGGCCCATCGTCAAGAGGATAGGGAGACAGGAGTTCCTCCTGGCAGGCCCCGGCGGATTGG GCATGTTTGCCACGGTGGCCGGGATATCTCAGCGCGCGCCCGTGCACTGGTCAGAGAACGTGGTTGGGGCAGCCGTCTGCTTCCCATACGTCATTGCCCTCGACAGCGAGTTCATCACCGTTCACAGCATGCTGGACCAGCAGCAAAAGCAGACCCTGCCCTTCAAGGAAGGTCACATCCTCCAGGATTTTGAAG GAAGACTGATCGTCGCCACGAGTAAAGGAGTTTACGTCTTGGTTCCGTTACCTCTGGAAAAACAAATACAGGATCTTCTAGCAAGCCGGAGAGTGGAGGAGGCTCTGGTTCTAGCGAAAGGCGCCCGGAGGAACATTCCGAAGGAAAAATTTCAG GTCATGTACCGGCGGATCCTGCAGCAGGCGGGCTTCATACAGTTTGCGCAGCTTCAGTTCCTGGAGGCTAAAGAACTCTTCAG AAGCGGCCAGCTCGACGTGcgggagctgatctccctgtacccCTTCCTGCTGCCCACGTCCTCCTCGTTCACCCGGTCCCACCCTCCTCTGCACGAGTTTGCAGACCTCAACCAGCTGACCCAGGGCGACCAGGAGAAGGTGGCCAAGTGCAAGCGCTTCCTCATGAGCTACCTGAACGAAGTCCGCAGCACGGAGGTGGCCAACGGCTACAAGGAGGACATCGACACGGCTCTGCTCAAGCTGTACACGGAGGCTGACCACGACAGCCTGCTGGACCTCCTGGTCACCGAGAACTTCTGTCTGCTCACCGACAGCGCCGCCTGGCTGGAGAAGCACAAAAA GTACTTTGCACTGGGGCTGCTCTATCATTACAACCACCAAGACGCTGCTGCCGTTCAG ctgtgggTGAGCATCGTCAATGGGGATATTCACGACTCCACGCGCTCAGACCTGTACGAGTACATCGTGGATTTCCTCACCTACAGCCTCGACGCGGACCTCGTGTGGCAGTATGCTGACTGGGTCTTGCAGAAAGATCCGGAG GTCGGAGTTCAAGTTTTCACCAAGAGACCTGTGGACGAACAGCAGAGTAGATTTAACCCAGACGATATCATCAGTTGCCTTAAGAAATACCCACAAGCCCTGGTCAAGTACCTAGAACATCTGGTCATGGACAGGAGACTGCAG AAGGAGGGGTACCACACGCACTTAGCCGTCCTCTACCTGGACGAGGTGCTGCAGCAGAGGCCCAGCGCCAGTGGCAAGGATGCAGAAGTGACCGAGACGCAGGCGAAGCTACGACGCCTGCTCCAGCAATCCGATTTGTACCAAGTCCACTTTCTGCTGG ACAGGATCCGGGGCGCCGGGCTCCCCATGGAGAGCGCCATCCTGCTCGGGAAGCTGGAGCAGCACGAGGAGGCCCTGCGCATCCTGGTCCACGAGCTGGCCGACTTCCCGGCAGCGGAGGGCTACTGCCTGTGGCGCTCCGAGGGCCGGGCCCCGCCCTACCGCCGGCGGCTCTTCCAGCTGCTGCTGGCCATCTACCTGGGCCCCGGCCCCTCTGCGCCCGAGCTGGCCATGGCCGCCGTGGACCTCCTGAACCGCCGTGCCACCGAGTTCGACGCGGCCCAGGTCCTGCAGCTGCTGCCGGGCACGTGGTCGGTGCAGCTGCTCTGCCCGTTCCTGACGGGGGCCGTGAGGGACAGCGTCCACGCCCGGAGGACCACTCAGGTGGCTATGGGCCTGGCCAAGTCCGAAAACTTGATCTACAAGTACGACAAG aTGAAGCTGAAAGGAAGCTCAGTTCGGCTCTCGGACAAAAAGCTTTGCCAGATGTGCCGAAACCCCTTTTGCGAGCCCGTGTTTGTTAGGTATCCCAACGGTGGTCTCGTCCATACCCACTGTGCGGCCAGCAGGCACACGAACCCcagctcccccagccccgggGCTCGGACTTGA
- the TGFBRAP1 gene encoding transforming growth factor-beta receptor-associated protein 1 isoform X3, translating into MMSTKAFTLVPAVEREQLMGDREWVSLECVECCGRNLYVGTSDCFVYHFLLEEKTVPGGSATFTATKQLHRHLGFKKPVNELRAASALHRLLVLCDGCITLVHMLSLEPVPSGARIKGATAFALNENPVSGDPFCVEVCIISVKRRTIQVFLVYEDRVQIVREVSTPEQPLAVAVDGHFLCLALTTQYIILNYSTGVAQDLFPFCSEEKRPIVKRIGRQEFLLAGPGGLGMFATVAGISQRAPVHWSENVVGAAVCFPYVIALDSEFITVHSMLDQQQKQTLPFKEGHILQDFEGRLIVATSKGVYVLVPLPLEKQIQDLLASRRVEEALVLAKGARRNIPKEKFQVMYRRILQQAGFIQFAQLQFLEAKELFRSGQLDVRELISLYPFLLPTSSSFTRSHPPLHEFADLNQLTQGDQEKVAKCKRFLMSYLNEVRSTEVANGYKEDIDTALLKLYTEADHDSLLDLLVTENFCLLTDSAAWLEKHKKYFALGLLYHYNHQDAAAVQLWVSIVNGDIHDSTRSDLYEYIVDFLTYSLDADLVWQYADWVLQKDPEVGVQVFTKRPVDEQQSRFNPDDIISCLKKYPQALVKYLEHLVMDRRLQKEGYHTHLAVLYLDEVLQQRPSASGKDAEVTETQAKLRRLLQQSDLYQVHFLLGPTSQTGSGAPGSPWRAPSCSGSWSSTRRPCASWSTSWPTSRQRRATACGAPRAGPRPTAGGSSSCCWPSTWAPAPLRPSWPWPPWTS; encoded by the exons ATGATGAGCACCAAGGCGTTCACCCTGGTCCCCGCCGTCGAGCGGGAGCAGCTGATGGGCGACAGGGAATGGGTATCACTGGAGTGTGTGGAGTGCTGCGGCCGGAACCTGTACGTGGGCACCAGCGACTGCTTCGTGTACCACTTCCTGCTGGAGGAGAAGACCGTGCCCGGCGGGTCGGCCACGTTCACGGCCACCAAGCAGCTGCACAGACACCTGGGTTTCAAGAAGCCGGTGAATGAGCTGCGGGCGGCGTCGGCCCTCCACCGGTTGCTGGTGCTCTGTGACGGCTGCATCACCCTGGTCCACATGCTGAGCCTGGAGCCCGTGCCCTCGGGCGCCCGTATCAAGGGGGCCACGGCCTTCGCCTTGAATGAGAACCCGGTGAGCGGAGACCCCTTCTGCGTGGAGGTCTGCATCATCTCCGTCAAGCGCAGAACCATCCAGGTGTTCCTGGTGTACGAGGACCGCGTGCAGATCGTCAGGGAGGTGTCCACTCCGGAGCAGCCCCTGGCAGTGGCGGTGGACGGCCACTTCCTGTGCCTGGCCCTGACCACCCAGTACATCATCCTCAACTATAGCACGGGCGTCGCCCAGGACCTGTTTCCCTTCTGCAGCGAGGAGAAGCGGCCCATCGTCAAGAGGATAGGGAGACAGGAGTTCCTCCTGGCAGGCCCCGGCGGATTGG GCATGTTTGCCACGGTGGCCGGGATATCTCAGCGCGCGCCCGTGCACTGGTCAGAGAACGTGGTTGGGGCAGCCGTCTGCTTCCCATACGTCATTGCCCTCGACAGCGAGTTCATCACCGTTCACAGCATGCTGGACCAGCAGCAAAAGCAGACCCTGCCCTTCAAGGAAGGTCACATCCTCCAGGATTTTGAAG GAAGACTGATCGTCGCCACGAGTAAAGGAGTTTACGTCTTGGTTCCGTTACCTCTGGAAAAACAAATACAGGATCTTCTAGCAAGCCGGAGAGTGGAGGAGGCTCTGGTTCTAGCGAAAGGCGCCCGGAGGAACATTCCGAAGGAAAAATTTCAG GTCATGTACCGGCGGATCCTGCAGCAGGCGGGCTTCATACAGTTTGCGCAGCTTCAGTTCCTGGAGGCTAAAGAACTCTTCAG AAGCGGCCAGCTCGACGTGcgggagctgatctccctgtacccCTTCCTGCTGCCCACGTCCTCCTCGTTCACCCGGTCCCACCCTCCTCTGCACGAGTTTGCAGACCTCAACCAGCTGACCCAGGGCGACCAGGAGAAGGTGGCCAAGTGCAAGCGCTTCCTCATGAGCTACCTGAACGAAGTCCGCAGCACGGAGGTGGCCAACGGCTACAAGGAGGACATCGACACGGCTCTGCTCAAGCTGTACACGGAGGCTGACCACGACAGCCTGCTGGACCTCCTGGTCACCGAGAACTTCTGTCTGCTCACCGACAGCGCCGCCTGGCTGGAGAAGCACAAAAA GTACTTTGCACTGGGGCTGCTCTATCATTACAACCACCAAGACGCTGCTGCCGTTCAG ctgtgggTGAGCATCGTCAATGGGGATATTCACGACTCCACGCGCTCAGACCTGTACGAGTACATCGTGGATTTCCTCACCTACAGCCTCGACGCGGACCTCGTGTGGCAGTATGCTGACTGGGTCTTGCAGAAAGATCCGGAG GTCGGAGTTCAAGTTTTCACCAAGAGACCTGTGGACGAACAGCAGAGTAGATTTAACCCAGACGATATCATCAGTTGCCTTAAGAAATACCCACAAGCCCTGGTCAAGTACCTAGAACATCTGGTCATGGACAGGAGACTGCAG AAGGAGGGGTACCACACGCACTTAGCCGTCCTCTACCTGGACGAGGTGCTGCAGCAGAGGCCCAGCGCCAGTGGCAAGGATGCAGAAGTGACCGAGACGCAGGCGAAGCTACGACGCCTGCTCCAGCAATCCGATTTGTACCAAGTCCACTTTCTGCTGG GTCCCACCTCACAGACAGGATCCGGGGCGCCGGGCTCCCCATGGAGAGCGCCATCCTGCTCGGGAAGCTGGAGCAGCACGAGGAGGCCCTGCGCATCCTGGTCCACGAGCTGGCCGACTTCCCGGCAGCGGAGGGCTACTGCCTGTGGCGCTCCGAGGGCCGGGCCCCGCCCTACCGCCGGCGGCTCTTCCAGCTGCTGCTGGCCATCTACCTGGGCCCCGGCCCCTCTGCGCCCGAGCTGGCCATGGCCGCCGTGGACCTCCTGA
- the TGFBRAP1 gene encoding transforming growth factor-beta receptor-associated protein 1 isoform X2, translated as MMSTKAFTLVPAVEREQLMGDREWVSLECVECCGRNLYVGTSDCFVYHFLLEEKTVPGGSATFTATKQLHRHLGFKKPVNELRAASALHRLLVLCDGCITLVHMLSLEPVPSGARIKGATAFALNENPVSGDPFCVEVCIISVKRRTIQVFLVYEDRVQIVREVSTPEQPLAVAVDGHFLCLALTTQYIILNYSTGVAQDLFPFCSEEKRPIVKRIGRQEFLLAGPGGLGMFATVAGISQRAPVHWSENVVGAAVCFPYVIALDSEFITVHSMLDQQQKQTLPFKEGHILQDFEGRLIVATSKGVYVLVPLPLEKQIQDLLASRRVEEALVLAKGARRNIPKEKFQVMYRRILQQAGFIQFAQLQFLEAKELFRSGQLDVRELISLYPFLLPTSSSFTRSHPPLHEFADLNQLTQGDQEKVAKCKRFLMSYLNEVRSTEVANGYKEDIDTALLKLYTEADHDSLLDLLVTENFCLLTDSAAWLEKHKKYFALGLLYHYNHQDAAAVQLWVSIVNGDIHDSTRSDLYEYIVDFLTYSLDADLVWQYADWVLQKDPEVGVQVFTKRPVDEQQSRFNPDDIISCLKKYPQALVKYLEHLVMDRRLQKEGYHTHLAVLYLDEVLQQRPSASGKDAEVTETQAKLRRLLQQSDLYQVHFLLDRIRGAGLPMESAILLGKLEQHEEALRILVHELADFPAAEGYCLWRSEGRAPPYRRRLFQLLLAIYLGPGPSAPELAMAAVDLLNRRATEFDAAQVLQLLPGTWSVQLLCPFLTGAVRDSVHARRTTQVAMGLAKSENLIYKYDKGVQKTKASVHSSLLCLDF; from the exons ATGATGAGCACCAAGGCGTTCACCCTGGTCCCCGCCGTCGAGCGGGAGCAGCTGATGGGCGACAGGGAATGGGTATCACTGGAGTGTGTGGAGTGCTGCGGCCGGAACCTGTACGTGGGCACCAGCGACTGCTTCGTGTACCACTTCCTGCTGGAGGAGAAGACCGTGCCCGGCGGGTCGGCCACGTTCACGGCCACCAAGCAGCTGCACAGACACCTGGGTTTCAAGAAGCCGGTGAATGAGCTGCGGGCGGCGTCGGCCCTCCACCGGTTGCTGGTGCTCTGTGACGGCTGCATCACCCTGGTCCACATGCTGAGCCTGGAGCCCGTGCCCTCGGGCGCCCGTATCAAGGGGGCCACGGCCTTCGCCTTGAATGAGAACCCGGTGAGCGGAGACCCCTTCTGCGTGGAGGTCTGCATCATCTCCGTCAAGCGCAGAACCATCCAGGTGTTCCTGGTGTACGAGGACCGCGTGCAGATCGTCAGGGAGGTGTCCACTCCGGAGCAGCCCCTGGCAGTGGCGGTGGACGGCCACTTCCTGTGCCTGGCCCTGACCACCCAGTACATCATCCTCAACTATAGCACGGGCGTCGCCCAGGACCTGTTTCCCTTCTGCAGCGAGGAGAAGCGGCCCATCGTCAAGAGGATAGGGAGACAGGAGTTCCTCCTGGCAGGCCCCGGCGGATTGG GCATGTTTGCCACGGTGGCCGGGATATCTCAGCGCGCGCCCGTGCACTGGTCAGAGAACGTGGTTGGGGCAGCCGTCTGCTTCCCATACGTCATTGCCCTCGACAGCGAGTTCATCACCGTTCACAGCATGCTGGACCAGCAGCAAAAGCAGACCCTGCCCTTCAAGGAAGGTCACATCCTCCAGGATTTTGAAG GAAGACTGATCGTCGCCACGAGTAAAGGAGTTTACGTCTTGGTTCCGTTACCTCTGGAAAAACAAATACAGGATCTTCTAGCAAGCCGGAGAGTGGAGGAGGCTCTGGTTCTAGCGAAAGGCGCCCGGAGGAACATTCCGAAGGAAAAATTTCAG GTCATGTACCGGCGGATCCTGCAGCAGGCGGGCTTCATACAGTTTGCGCAGCTTCAGTTCCTGGAGGCTAAAGAACTCTTCAG AAGCGGCCAGCTCGACGTGcgggagctgatctccctgtacccCTTCCTGCTGCCCACGTCCTCCTCGTTCACCCGGTCCCACCCTCCTCTGCACGAGTTTGCAGACCTCAACCAGCTGACCCAGGGCGACCAGGAGAAGGTGGCCAAGTGCAAGCGCTTCCTCATGAGCTACCTGAACGAAGTCCGCAGCACGGAGGTGGCCAACGGCTACAAGGAGGACATCGACACGGCTCTGCTCAAGCTGTACACGGAGGCTGACCACGACAGCCTGCTGGACCTCCTGGTCACCGAGAACTTCTGTCTGCTCACCGACAGCGCCGCCTGGCTGGAGAAGCACAAAAA GTACTTTGCACTGGGGCTGCTCTATCATTACAACCACCAAGACGCTGCTGCCGTTCAG ctgtgggTGAGCATCGTCAATGGGGATATTCACGACTCCACGCGCTCAGACCTGTACGAGTACATCGTGGATTTCCTCACCTACAGCCTCGACGCGGACCTCGTGTGGCAGTATGCTGACTGGGTCTTGCAGAAAGATCCGGAG GTCGGAGTTCAAGTTTTCACCAAGAGACCTGTGGACGAACAGCAGAGTAGATTTAACCCAGACGATATCATCAGTTGCCTTAAGAAATACCCACAAGCCCTGGTCAAGTACCTAGAACATCTGGTCATGGACAGGAGACTGCAG AAGGAGGGGTACCACACGCACTTAGCCGTCCTCTACCTGGACGAGGTGCTGCAGCAGAGGCCCAGCGCCAGTGGCAAGGATGCAGAAGTGACCGAGACGCAGGCGAAGCTACGACGCCTGCTCCAGCAATCCGATTTGTACCAAGTCCACTTTCTGCTGG ACAGGATCCGGGGCGCCGGGCTCCCCATGGAGAGCGCCATCCTGCTCGGGAAGCTGGAGCAGCACGAGGAGGCCCTGCGCATCCTGGTCCACGAGCTGGCCGACTTCCCGGCAGCGGAGGGCTACTGCCTGTGGCGCTCCGAGGGCCGGGCCCCGCCCTACCGCCGGCGGCTCTTCCAGCTGCTGCTGGCCATCTACCTGGGCCCCGGCCCCTCTGCGCCCGAGCTGGCCATGGCCGCCGTGGACCTCCTGAACCGCCGTGCCACCGAGTTCGACGCGGCCCAGGTCCTGCAGCTGCTGCCGGGCACGTGGTCGGTGCAGCTGCTCTGCCCGTTCCTGACGGGGGCCGTGAGGGACAGCGTCCACGCCCGGAGGACCACTCAGGTGGCTATGGGCCTGGCCAAGTCCGAAAACTTGATCTACAAGTACGACAAG GGGGTCCAGAAAACAAAGGCATCTGTGCACTCTTCCCTACTGTGTCTCGATTTCTAA